In the genome of Myxococcus stipitatus, one region contains:
- a CDS encoding eCIS core domain-containing protein: METAQQKTVNRAATTTPAPAAHPVAQSTLRVSSPKDSAEVEAESTAKKVMRMGAPEPTVMASGGELGVQRKPALDEKLKDGRRGGMKSPHVARFAEAVGMMQRKAEGQPNVASNVAADIANSSSSGAPLPLSVRRFMEPRFKADFSGVRIHTGSKAAQLSRQLNAQAFTVGNQIYFGKDRYRPDSSEGQELIAHELTHTIQQGAAPQQATVQRSEDVTVTQQSAPQVQRLGISDALDYFADKAYNIPGFRMFTIILGVNPINMSRVDRSAANILRAIVEFIPGGNLITQALDNHGVFEKVGAWVEQQISSLGMTGRLIKDGIDRFLDSLSWSDIFDLGGVWERAKRIFTEPIDRIISFGKGLITGIIKFIKDAILRPLGRLAEGTRGYDLLKAILGEDPVTGDPVPRTADTLIGGFMKLIGQEEVWNNLKQSNAVARAWAWFQGAMGALMGFVREIPGLFVRAFTSLELMDIVLLPRAFSKVASVFGGFIGRFISWAGEAVWNLLEIIFAVVAPGVMPYLKKAAATFRTILRNPIGFIGNLVRAGIMGFRQFSTNFLTHLRASLIGWITGAMGGAGIYIPQGLTLPEVLKFVLSVLGLTWQNIRQKLVRAVGEPAVRTMETAFDLVVTLVTQGPAAAWQKILESLTNLRDMVMEQIMSFVKDRVVQAAITRLLTSLNPAGAFIQAIIAIYNTVMFFVERLRQISQVAASFIDSLAAIASGALAPAASRVERTMAGMLTLVISFLARIAGLGRVSDAVTGVINRVRQPIDRGLDRVVEWIIAQARRLGRFIAQAGLPQDPAERLRLGMAAAVTAVNRFAGRRVGMAVLNPLLSAIRMRYGFQTLTVVPAQRRWDVQGQVNPSARQNTNALNETVPASEAFRYRIKTEPGVVQTARVGQSRGGQLSGPASARSPRGYIGNTPVSLGGPQPASIATQYLSAFGSPQEAGQRFSLVVAVNAVDDLAGRNVAEVTRRASGGAGAAYPWAVFGLMWRPRWADRETGAEAASVADVRRVYNDAQLTPPASRAAAEAEEARNRSNAAIIPYGALRTQLLQSGETSSFRAGLLRRADTVFVHVSDPDTVNFNPAREGAGAGGNEALFQRFDRILNAMVRDVGPRSRRGRRQSDGGAPIVATGGYEFELRMDPPVTGQTGDLRTRLSGQLDMAVRQAMASVDPRSVYFPEPNLLIQLTPQTLRASFGPGRYESRRVIASIEANGARPDLVFDLRGSVATGAQRFEISVEGTSLRSTWGQMDDLSDPELRAMLTSAQSHAHQFVWARQVAASYGLPPQTALNPLNALWARYFPVSSLLCGYSVTSLKRNVVGDRFTSMSGYGQVDDIRQQLVLSIARRETPTEEHRQLANRIIEIARQGGLGLGRALAEMFRRSSSGG, translated from the coding sequence ATGGAAACCGCCCAGCAGAAGACGGTGAATCGCGCCGCGACGACGACTCCGGCCCCCGCGGCGCATCCCGTCGCGCAGAGCACGCTCCGGGTGTCCTCGCCCAAGGACTCCGCGGAGGTGGAGGCCGAGTCCACGGCGAAGAAGGTCATGCGCATGGGCGCGCCCGAGCCCACCGTGATGGCCTCGGGCGGTGAGCTGGGTGTCCAGCGCAAGCCGGCCCTGGACGAGAAGCTCAAGGACGGCCGCCGCGGCGGCATGAAGTCACCCCACGTCGCCCGGTTCGCGGAGGCGGTGGGGATGATGCAGCGCAAGGCCGAGGGCCAGCCCAACGTGGCCTCCAACGTCGCGGCGGACATCGCCAACAGCAGCTCCTCGGGAGCGCCGTTGCCGCTGAGCGTCCGCCGCTTCATGGAGCCGCGCTTCAAGGCGGACTTCAGCGGCGTGCGCATCCACACCGGCTCCAAGGCCGCGCAGCTGAGCCGTCAGCTCAACGCCCAGGCCTTCACGGTGGGCAATCAAATCTACTTCGGCAAGGACCGCTACCGCCCGGACAGCTCGGAGGGCCAGGAGCTCATCGCGCACGAGCTCACCCACACCATCCAGCAGGGCGCCGCGCCCCAGCAGGCCACCGTCCAGCGCAGCGAGGACGTCACCGTGACGCAGCAGTCGGCGCCTCAGGTCCAGCGCCTGGGCATCAGCGACGCGCTCGATTACTTCGCGGACAAGGCCTACAACATCCCCGGCTTCCGGATGTTCACCATCATCCTGGGAGTCAACCCCATCAACATGAGCCGCGTGGACCGCAGCGCGGCGAACATCCTGCGCGCCATCGTCGAGTTCATCCCTGGCGGCAATCTCATCACGCAGGCGTTGGACAACCACGGCGTCTTCGAGAAGGTGGGCGCCTGGGTGGAGCAGCAGATCAGCTCCCTGGGGATGACGGGCCGGCTCATCAAGGACGGCATCGACCGCTTCCTCGACTCGCTGAGCTGGTCGGACATCTTCGACCTGGGCGGCGTCTGGGAGCGCGCCAAGCGCATCTTCACCGAGCCCATCGACCGCATCATCAGCTTCGGCAAGGGGCTCATCACCGGCATCATCAAGTTCATCAAGGACGCCATCCTGCGCCCGCTGGGACGGCTGGCGGAGGGCACGCGCGGCTACGACTTGCTGAAGGCCATCCTGGGCGAGGACCCCGTCACCGGAGACCCGGTGCCTCGCACCGCCGACACGCTGATTGGCGGCTTCATGAAGCTGATTGGCCAGGAGGAGGTCTGGAACAACCTGAAGCAGTCCAACGCGGTGGCTCGCGCCTGGGCCTGGTTCCAGGGCGCCATGGGCGCGCTGATGGGCTTCGTGCGGGAGATTCCGGGCCTGTTCGTCCGGGCCTTCACCTCGCTGGAGCTGATGGACATCGTCCTCCTGCCGCGCGCCTTCTCGAAGGTGGCGTCGGTGTTCGGCGGCTTCATCGGCCGGTTCATCAGCTGGGCGGGGGAAGCGGTCTGGAACCTGCTCGAAATCATCTTCGCGGTGGTGGCGCCCGGGGTGATGCCGTACCTGAAGAAGGCGGCGGCGACGTTCCGCACCATCCTGCGCAACCCCATCGGCTTCATCGGCAACCTGGTGCGCGCGGGCATCATGGGCTTCCGGCAGTTCTCCACGAACTTCCTGACGCACCTGCGCGCCTCGCTCATCGGCTGGATTACCGGGGCGATGGGCGGCGCGGGCATCTACATCCCGCAGGGCCTGACGCTGCCGGAGGTCCTCAAGTTCGTGCTGAGCGTGCTGGGGCTCACCTGGCAGAACATCCGCCAGAAGCTGGTGCGCGCCGTGGGGGAGCCCGCGGTGCGGACGATGGAGACCGCGTTCGACCTGGTCGTCACGCTCGTGACGCAGGGCCCCGCGGCGGCGTGGCAGAAGATCCTCGAGAGCCTCACCAACTTGCGCGACATGGTCATGGAGCAGATCATGTCCTTCGTGAAGGACCGCGTGGTGCAGGCGGCGATCACGCGGCTGCTGACGAGCCTCAATCCCGCGGGCGCGTTCATCCAGGCCATCATCGCCATCTACAACACGGTGATGTTCTTCGTGGAGCGGCTGCGCCAGATTTCGCAGGTGGCGGCGTCGTTCATCGACTCGCTGGCGGCCATCGCCAGTGGCGCGCTGGCGCCCGCGGCGAGCCGGGTGGAGCGGACGATGGCGGGGATGTTGACGCTCGTCATCAGCTTCCTGGCGCGCATCGCGGGCCTGGGCCGGGTGAGCGACGCGGTGACGGGGGTCATCAACCGGGTGCGCCAGCCCATCGACCGGGGCCTCGACCGGGTGGTGGAGTGGATCATCGCCCAGGCGCGGCGGCTGGGCCGGTTCATCGCCCAGGCGGGCTTGCCGCAGGACCCCGCCGAGCGGCTCCGCCTGGGCATGGCGGCGGCGGTGACCGCGGTCAACCGGTTCGCGGGACGGCGCGTGGGCATGGCGGTGCTCAACCCGCTGCTCTCCGCCATCCGGATGCGGTACGGCTTCCAGACGCTGACGGTGGTTCCCGCGCAGCGCCGCTGGGACGTGCAGGGACAGGTCAACCCGTCGGCGCGGCAGAACACCAACGCGCTGAACGAGACCGTGCCGGCCTCGGAGGCGTTCCGCTACCGCATCAAGACGGAGCCGGGCGTCGTCCAGACGGCTCGTGTGGGCCAGTCCCGAGGCGGACAGCTGAGCGGGCCCGCGAGCGCGAGGTCTCCGCGTGGGTACATCGGCAACACGCCCGTGTCCCTCGGGGGGCCCCAGCCCGCCTCCATCGCGACCCAGTACCTCTCCGCCTTCGGCTCACCTCAGGAGGCAGGGCAGCGCTTCAGCCTGGTGGTCGCGGTGAACGCCGTCGACGACCTGGCCGGCCGCAACGTCGCCGAGGTCACCCGGCGTGCCTCCGGTGGCGCGGGTGCGGCGTACCCGTGGGCCGTCTTCGGGTTGATGTGGAGGCCGCGCTGGGCCGACCGGGAGACAGGAGCCGAGGCCGCGAGCGTCGCCGACGTGCGGCGTGTCTACAACGACGCGCAGCTCACTCCGCCCGCGTCCCGGGCAGCGGCGGAGGCCGAGGAGGCTCGCAACCGCTCCAACGCGGCCATCATCCCCTACGGGGCCTTGCGCACGCAGTTGCTCCAGTCCGGAGAGACCTCGTCCTTCCGAGCGGGCCTGCTGCGGCGCGCGGACACGGTCTTCGTGCACGTCTCCGACCCGGACACCGTCAACTTCAACCCGGCGCGAGAAGGGGCCGGGGCCGGCGGCAACGAGGCCCTCTTCCAGCGATTCGACCGCATCCTCAACGCGATGGTGCGCGACGTGGGACCGAGGTCTCGCCGAGGACGCCGGCAGAGCGATGGCGGCGCACCCATCGTCGCGACGGGTGGCTACGAGTTCGAGCTTCGGATGGACCCGCCGGTGACGGGGCAGACGGGGGACCTGCGCACGCGGCTCAGCGGGCAACTGGACATGGCCGTGCGTCAGGCGATGGCTTCCGTCGACCCTCGCTCGGTGTACTTCCCGGAGCCCAACCTGCTCATCCAGCTGACGCCGCAGACCCTCCGGGCGTCGTTCGGGCCGGGCCGCTACGAGTCCCGCCGGGTCATCGCGAGCATCGAGGCGAATGGCGCGCGTCCCGACCTGGTCTTCGACCTCCGAGGCTCCGTGGCGACGGGGGCGCAGCGGTTCGAGATCTCCGTCGAGGGAACCTCGCTCCGCTCGACGTGGGGGCAGATGGACGACCTGAGCGACCCCGAGCTGCGGGCCATGTTGACCAGCGCGCAGTCGCACGCCCATCAGTTCGTCTGGGCACGGCAGGTCGCCGCGTCGTACGGACTGCCGCCGCAGACCGCGCTCAATCCGCTGAATGCCCTGTGGGCGCGCTACTTCCCCGTCTCTTCGCTGCTGTGTGGTTACAGCGTGACCTCGCTGAAGCGGAACGTGGTGGGCGACCGCTTCACGAGCATGAGCGGCTACGGACAGGTCGACGACATCCGCCAGCAGCTGGTTCTCTCCATTGCCCGGAGGGAGACGCCCACGGAAGAGCATCGCCAGCTGGCCAACCGCATCATCGAGATCGCGCGACAGGGTGGCCTCGGGCTCGGCAGGGCCCTGGCGGAGATGTTCCGCCGGAGCAGCTCCGGCGGGTAG
- a CDS encoding diguanylate cyclase, with product MLSLTISRDETLEPRLDQEQLFALGLEHVRRLAHRVWTDHNTHDPGVTTLELLCYALTDLSYRTSFPLEDLLATESNNAANMKSQFFTARQVLPMRPLTVLDYRKLLIDLPGVKNAWLLPESVRYFLAPSTAQLYWEAPDLPGVREVHVRGVHRVLVDFMDGVTAEQRAAVLQAVTARLEANRNLGERFSGVDVVTPEEFVLCGELELDPDADSARVKAEILFRVQQYLSPPVPSYSLSEMLEKRRADGSRHTVQDLFEGPALQCGFIDDEELERAELRTELRLSDIISILMDIEGVRAVRDVLINPKGATKAQADKWRVPVKAGRRATLDRQLSRLVLYKRNMPVVPTAAQVEAHYGDLAEAARAKLETVEEYDLPIPLGRARKPERYHSFQNHFPALYGLGPQGLPSGANDARRAQAWQLKAYLLFFDQVMANYCAQLARVRELFSTDPAVHRTYFYQAVTSFTDSARIYGTSDVARTLEDEVEDASVLADRRNRFLEHLLARFAERFHDYASLMFSRFGASPRSLVRAQCEFLRHQPAIGAERGLAYNASLQGETDLWDSENISGLERRVAHLLGLTQTRRRDLAAPPEDSFLEVTTSPEAESHFLVRHRESGEALFQSVSPFASEALARAAMHLALRFAQLPSGYQRVSPGAGQFSFNIVDDTGAVLARHDASFDSEDALETAIDDLMAYVGTHYAEEGMYLLENILLLAEQATDPFPPVCVDPQCTDCADDDPFSFRVQFILPAYAGRFRDMDFRRFAEEVIRQETPAHLLPKVCWVSREDMARVEQAYKPWLELRAGVSKEGRTEKLQALIDALYQVKNVYPVARLAECDSGESRPKFIVGRGALGSGNTAE from the coding sequence ATGCTCTCACTGACCATTTCCAGAGATGAAACCCTCGAGCCCCGGCTGGACCAGGAGCAGCTCTTCGCGCTCGGGTTGGAGCACGTGCGCCGGCTGGCCCACCGCGTCTGGACGGACCACAACACCCATGACCCGGGCGTCACCACGCTCGAGCTCCTGTGCTATGCGCTGACGGACCTGTCCTACCGGACGTCGTTCCCGCTGGAGGACCTGCTCGCCACCGAGAGCAACAACGCGGCGAACATGAAGTCGCAGTTCTTCACCGCGCGGCAGGTGCTGCCCATGCGCCCGCTGACGGTGCTGGACTACCGCAAGCTGCTCATCGACCTGCCCGGGGTGAAGAACGCATGGCTGCTGCCGGAGTCCGTCCGGTACTTCCTGGCCCCCAGCACGGCCCAGCTGTACTGGGAGGCGCCCGACCTTCCCGGAGTGCGCGAGGTCCACGTGCGCGGCGTCCACCGCGTGCTCGTCGACTTCATGGACGGCGTGACGGCGGAGCAGCGGGCCGCGGTCCTCCAGGCCGTCACCGCGCGACTGGAGGCCAACCGCAACCTGGGTGAGCGCTTCAGCGGCGTCGACGTCGTCACGCCCGAGGAGTTCGTCCTCTGCGGCGAGCTGGAGCTGGACCCCGACGCGGACTCGGCCCGGGTGAAGGCGGAGATTCTCTTCCGGGTGCAGCAGTACCTGTCGCCCCCGGTGCCCAGCTACAGCCTGAGCGAGATGCTGGAGAAGCGCCGGGCGGACGGCAGCCGCCACACCGTGCAGGACCTCTTCGAGGGGCCCGCGCTGCAGTGCGGCTTCATCGACGACGAGGAGCTGGAGCGCGCCGAGCTGCGCACGGAGCTGCGCCTGTCGGACATCATCAGCATCCTCATGGACATCGAGGGCGTGCGCGCGGTGCGCGACGTGCTCATCAACCCCAAGGGCGCGACGAAGGCCCAGGCCGACAAGTGGCGGGTGCCCGTCAAGGCCGGCCGGCGGGCCACGCTGGACCGGCAGCTCTCCCGGCTGGTGCTCTACAAGCGCAACATGCCGGTGGTCCCCACGGCGGCGCAGGTGGAGGCGCACTATGGAGACCTCGCGGAGGCGGCTCGCGCGAAGCTGGAGACGGTGGAGGAGTATGACCTGCCCATCCCCCTGGGCCGGGCCCGGAAGCCGGAGCGCTACCACTCGTTCCAGAACCACTTCCCCGCGCTGTACGGCCTGGGGCCCCAGGGGCTGCCGAGCGGCGCCAACGACGCGCGCCGGGCGCAGGCCTGGCAGCTCAAGGCCTACCTGCTCTTCTTCGACCAGGTGATGGCCAACTACTGCGCCCAGCTGGCGCGGGTGCGGGAGCTGTTCTCCACCGACCCCGCCGTGCACCGGACGTACTTCTACCAGGCCGTCACCTCGTTCACGGACTCCGCCCGCATCTACGGCACCAGCGACGTGGCGCGGACACTGGAGGACGAGGTCGAGGACGCCTCGGTGCTGGCCGACCGCCGCAACCGGTTCCTGGAGCACCTGCTGGCCCGCTTCGCCGAGCGCTTCCACGACTACGCCTCCCTCATGTTCTCGCGCTTCGGCGCGAGCCCTCGCAGCCTGGTGCGGGCGCAGTGCGAGTTCCTTCGCCACCAGCCCGCCATCGGCGCGGAGCGGGGCCTGGCCTACAACGCCAGCCTCCAGGGCGAGACCGACCTGTGGGACTCGGAGAACATCTCCGGCCTGGAGCGCCGGGTGGCGCACCTCCTGGGCCTCACCCAGACGCGCCGCAGGGACCTCGCCGCGCCTCCCGAGGACAGCTTCCTGGAGGTCACCACCAGCCCGGAGGCGGAGTCGCACTTCCTTGTGCGTCATCGGGAGTCGGGAGAGGCCCTCTTCCAGAGCGTGAGCCCCTTCGCCTCGGAGGCGCTCGCACGCGCGGCCATGCACCTGGCCCTCCGCTTCGCGCAGCTGCCCTCCGGCTACCAGCGCGTGAGCCCGGGGGCGGGCCAGTTCAGCTTCAACATCGTCGACGACACGGGCGCGGTGCTCGCGCGCCACGACGCGTCCTTCGACAGCGAGGACGCGCTGGAGACGGCCATCGACGACCTGATGGCGTACGTGGGGACGCACTACGCGGAGGAGGGCATGTACCTCCTCGAGAACATCCTCCTCCTGGCGGAGCAGGCGACGGACCCGTTCCCTCCCGTGTGCGTGGACCCCCAATGCACGGACTGCGCGGACGACGACCCGTTCTCCTTCCGCGTGCAGTTCATCCTTCCGGCGTATGCGGGCCGCTTCCGCGACATGGACTTCCGCCGCTTCGCCGAGGAGGTCATCCGCCAGGAGACGCCCGCGCACCTGCTGCCGAAGGTCTGCTGGGTCAGCCGTGAAGACATGGCGCGGGTGGAGCAGGCCTACAAGCCCTGGCTGGAGCTGAGGGCGGGGGTCTCCAAGGAGGGGCGCACGGAGAAGCTCCAGGCGCTCATCGATGCGCTGTACCAGGTGAAGAACGTCTACCCCGTGGCGCGGCTGGCGGAGTGTGACAGCGGGGAGTCGCGCCCCAAGTTCATCGTCGGGCGCGGAGCGCTCGGCAGCGGCAACACCGCGGAGTGA
- a CDS encoding contractile injection system tape measure protein gives MAPLPHRIRRQRWRVQTRTSEEAFAARQQVRDELEGVLLPAFERAFDEVAPGDGVVHLSRLELHLSIPGLEGLVERLPELLYQQVREQLGQAVRRGAVGAMGERTEAPGGVAGREGKTTGARGSRDVAEMRGLGQGLQQGGMGRGAVEGGLTGRAEALNGEPGSAGRWRLRSHYLETGSLPWALSGLEREQVLETLRLEAAEALEHLRRRPVSKTGLDAGAVAFSFRLLQLLSVEEWTVLATGLAKGDWGAEVARAIAALSGEATPELSRDARLLLASVLLSASRSGPEVASTQEWVTHLVRAVGDSQGRTAEALTSRLPEPAGSLFRRWMALTEAPLLNEATPLAMPPREPLSPERAESPPDAAHAKEALRVAARPPEAGAEAEPFLLSVSHAGLLLLHPYLSRFFESTGVKEAKRPELPADKLPRAAALLHLLAMGEAEVHEFELDFIKLLLGLKLDAHLPVSSGLLRPSDHEEADALVQAVIEHWKALKNTSVQGLRGSFLRRRGFVREQEHGLLLRVESQAFDVLLGAIPWGIGTVKLPWMRQPIFTEWPTH, from the coding sequence ATGGCGCCGCTCCCCCACAGGATTCGCCGGCAACGGTGGCGGGTCCAGACGCGGACCTCGGAGGAGGCTTTCGCCGCGCGCCAGCAGGTGCGCGACGAGCTGGAGGGCGTGCTCCTGCCCGCCTTCGAGCGCGCCTTCGACGAGGTCGCGCCCGGGGACGGCGTCGTTCATCTGTCCAGGCTGGAGCTTCACCTGAGCATCCCTGGCCTGGAGGGGCTCGTGGAGCGGCTGCCCGAGCTGCTCTACCAGCAGGTGCGGGAGCAGCTGGGCCAGGCGGTCCGTCGCGGGGCCGTGGGGGCGATGGGAGAACGGACGGAGGCGCCTGGGGGCGTCGCGGGACGTGAAGGCAAGACGACGGGGGCCCGAGGCTCGCGCGACGTCGCGGAGATGCGAGGACTCGGGCAGGGGCTTCAGCAGGGCGGCATGGGGCGAGGCGCCGTCGAAGGCGGCCTCACCGGACGCGCGGAGGCCCTGAACGGGGAGCCAGGCTCGGCGGGGCGCTGGCGGCTTCGGAGCCACTACCTGGAGACGGGCTCGCTGCCCTGGGCCCTGTCGGGACTGGAGCGGGAGCAGGTCCTGGAGACGCTGAGGCTGGAGGCCGCCGAGGCGCTCGAACACCTGCGCAGGCGTCCTGTCTCAAAGACAGGGCTCGACGCCGGTGCGGTGGCCTTCTCCTTCCGCCTGCTCCAGCTGCTCTCCGTCGAGGAATGGACTGTCCTCGCCACCGGGCTCGCGAAGGGTGACTGGGGCGCTGAAGTGGCCCGGGCCATCGCGGCGCTGAGCGGCGAGGCCACGCCGGAGCTCTCCCGCGACGCGCGGCTGCTGCTCGCCTCGGTGCTCCTGTCCGCGAGCCGCTCCGGGCCCGAGGTGGCTTCCACACAAGAGTGGGTGACGCACCTCGTGCGCGCGGTGGGAGATTCCCAGGGCCGGACCGCGGAGGCGCTGACCTCGAGACTCCCGGAGCCGGCGGGCTCGCTGTTCCGACGCTGGATGGCGCTGACGGAGGCGCCGCTCCTCAACGAGGCCACACCGCTGGCCATGCCTCCTCGCGAGCCCCTCTCTCCCGAGCGCGCCGAGTCACCTCCGGACGCGGCTCACGCGAAGGAGGCGCTCCGTGTCGCGGCCCGCCCACCGGAAGCGGGCGCGGAGGCGGAGCCCTTCCTCCTGTCGGTGAGCCACGCGGGGTTGCTGCTCCTGCACCCGTACCTCTCTCGCTTCTTCGAGAGCACCGGCGTCAAGGAGGCGAAGCGGCCGGAGCTCCCCGCGGACAAGCTGCCTCGCGCCGCCGCGCTGCTCCACCTGCTGGCCATGGGGGAGGCGGAGGTCCACGAGTTCGAGCTGGACTTCATCAAGCTGCTGCTCGGCCTGAAGCTCGATGCGCACCTGCCGGTCTCCAGCGGGCTGCTGCGGCCCTCGGACCACGAAGAGGCGGACGCGCTGGTTCAGGCCGTCATCGAACACTGGAAGGCGCTGAAGAACACCTCGGTGCAGGGACTGCGCGGTTCGTTCCTGCGACGCCGGGGCTTCGTGCGCGAACAAGAACACGGCCTGCTGCTCCGCGTGGAGTCACAGGCCTTCGATGTCCTGCTGGGGGCCATTCCGTGGGGAATCGGCACGGTGAAGCTGCCATGGATGAGACAACCAATCTTCACGGAATGGCCGACGCACTGA
- a CDS encoding ATP-binding protein: MADALTDNAKDLEREFEWFARFLDARLKSYFGSGAEPHPDPRALPPPSLDGSRSPYASFIQQHQVPPPQRLILLLALLPHVRPQLLDVLWTRNEATQRGFTEFGGAHGANHGGFIPTGETAAFLLSGDDLTARFEATRLFEGDHFLARNNVLHLSPVAAGESQLGGVLTLSREYLHRFTTGLERKPTFNSDFPARLIQTELDWKDLVLPQSTLEQLEEVKSWVLHGRELLRDWGMGHKLRPGFTSLFYGPPGTGKTLSACLLGKHCGCDVYKVDLSMVVSKYIGETEKNLGRVFDLAEHKRWILFFDEADALFGKRTRVDDSHDRYANQEISFLLQRIEEFDGVVILASNFKANIDDAFVRRFQSVVQFPVPRPGERLRLWKEAFPGKAKLEARIDLARLAERFDVAGGTIMNVVRYSSLKALGRGGNTILLEDVEEGLRRELLKEGRSL, from the coding sequence ATGGCCGACGCACTGACGGACAACGCGAAGGACCTCGAGCGCGAGTTCGAGTGGTTCGCGCGGTTCCTCGATGCCCGGCTCAAGTCCTACTTCGGCTCGGGAGCGGAGCCGCACCCGGACCCCAGGGCCCTGCCGCCTCCGTCACTCGACGGGAGCCGCTCGCCGTATGCGTCGTTCATCCAGCAGCACCAGGTGCCGCCGCCGCAGCGGCTCATCCTCCTGCTCGCGCTGCTGCCGCATGTCCGGCCGCAGCTGCTCGACGTGTTGTGGACGCGCAACGAGGCCACCCAGCGCGGCTTCACGGAGTTCGGAGGCGCGCACGGCGCCAACCACGGCGGGTTCATCCCCACGGGAGAGACCGCGGCCTTCCTGCTGTCGGGCGACGACCTGACCGCGCGCTTCGAGGCGACGCGCCTGTTCGAGGGTGACCACTTCCTCGCGCGCAACAACGTGCTGCACCTGTCCCCCGTGGCGGCCGGCGAGTCCCAGCTGGGCGGCGTGCTGACGCTCTCGCGCGAGTACCTGCACCGCTTCACCACGGGCCTGGAGCGAAAGCCCACCTTCAACAGCGACTTCCCGGCGCGGCTCATCCAGACCGAGCTCGACTGGAAGGACCTGGTCCTGCCGCAGAGCACCCTGGAGCAGCTCGAAGAGGTGAAGAGCTGGGTGCTGCACGGCCGCGAGCTGCTGCGCGACTGGGGCATGGGGCACAAGCTGCGCCCGGGCTTCACCAGCCTCTTCTACGGGCCTCCGGGGACGGGGAAGACGCTGTCCGCGTGCCTGCTGGGCAAGCACTGCGGCTGTGACGTCTACAAGGTCGACCTGAGCATGGTCGTCTCGAAATACATCGGCGAGACGGAGAAGAACCTCGGGCGCGTGTTCGACCTGGCCGAGCACAAGCGGTGGATTCTCTTCTTCGACGAGGCCGACGCGCTCTTCGGCAAGCGGACGCGCGTGGATGACTCGCACGACCGCTACGCCAACCAGGAGATCAGCTTCCTCCTCCAGCGCATCGAGGAGTTCGACGGCGTCGTCATCCTCGCCTCGAACTTCAAGGCCAACATCGACGACGCCTTCGTCCGTCGCTTCCAGTCGGTGGTGCAGTTCCCCGTGCCCAGGCCAGGTGAGCGCCTGCGCCTGTGGAAGGAGGCCTTCCCCGGGAAGGCGAAGCTGGAGGCGCGCATCGACCTGGCCCGCCTCGCGGAGCGGTTCGACGTCGCGGGCGGCACCATCATGAACGTCGTCCGGTACTCCTCGCTCAAGGCGCTGGGCCGGGGCGGAAACACCATCCTGCTCGAGGACGTGGAGGAGGGGCTTCGTCGCGAGCTCTTGAAGGAAGGGCGGTCGCTCTAG